Proteins encoded together in one Dechloromonas sp. HYN0024 window:
- a CDS encoding electron transfer flavoprotein subunit alpha/FixB family protein, giving the protein MTILVIAEHDHASLKAATLNTVAAAQKIGGDIHVLVAGSNCAAAAQAAAGLQGVTQVKVADAAHYQSQTAENLTALVIANASGYSHILAPATTFGKNLLPRVAALLDVAQISEITGVESADTFVRPIYAGNALATVKSADSVKVITVRTTAFDAVATGNSAPVEAIAAAADTAQSTLTHRELTKSERPELGAAKIIVSGGRGLGSGENYHALLEPLADKLGAALGASRAAVDAGFVPNDYQVGQTGKIVAPQLYIAVGISGAIQHLAGMKESKVIVAINKDPDAPIFQVADYGLVADLFETIPALVAAV; this is encoded by the coding sequence ATGACTATTCTTGTAATCGCCGAACACGACCACGCCAGCCTCAAGGCCGCCACCCTCAATACCGTTGCTGCGGCCCAGAAGATTGGCGGCGACATTCACGTCCTCGTCGCTGGCAGCAACTGCGCTGCTGCCGCCCAGGCCGCCGCCGGCCTGCAAGGTGTTACCCAGGTAAAAGTGGCCGACGCCGCCCACTACCAGAGCCAGACCGCCGAGAATCTGACGGCGCTGGTCATCGCCAACGCATCCGGCTACAGCCACATCCTGGCCCCGGCCACCACCTTCGGCAAGAACCTCCTGCCGCGCGTTGCCGCTCTGCTCGACGTCGCGCAGATTTCCGAAATCACCGGTGTTGAATCGGCTGACACCTTCGTTCGTCCGATCTACGCCGGCAATGCGCTGGCGACGGTGAAGAGCGCCGACAGCGTCAAGGTCATCACCGTGCGGACCACCGCTTTCGATGCCGTCGCCACTGGCAACAGCGCCCCGGTCGAAGCCATCGCGGCGGCCGCTGATACGGCACAGAGCACGCTGACCCACCGCGAACTGACCAAGTCCGAGCGTCCCGAACTGGGCGCTGCCAAGATCATCGTCTCCGGTGGCCGTGGTCTGGGCAGTGGCGAGAACTATCACGCCCTGCTTGAGCCGCTTGCCGACAAGCTCGGTGCCGCCCTTGGTGCTTCCCGCGCCGCCGTCGATGCCGGCTTCGTGCCGAACGATTATCAGGTCGGCCAGACCGGCAAGATCGTCGCGCCGCAGCTCTACATCGCCGTCGGTATCTCGGGTGCCATCCAGCATCTGGCCGGCATGAAGGAGTCGAAGGTCATCGTCGCCATCAACAAGGACCCCGACGCACCGATCTTCCAGGTCGCCGATTACGGGCTGGTGGCGGATCTGTTCGAAACCATTCCGGCCCTCGTCGCCGCCGTCTAA
- a CDS encoding acyl-CoA dehydrogenase, which yields MSTYIAPIRDMQFVLNEVAGLEEICALPGNEECSVDLVESILDEASKFATGVLDPINSVGDRVGHVCKDGVVTTAPGFKEAYKLFAETGWNAMPFDPEYGGQGLPAVVSMAVNEMWKGANMAFGLCPMLTGGAIEAIAHHASDELKQIYLPKMIEGTWTGTMNLTEPNAGSDLAAISSKAKAVGDGSYLVSGTKIFITWGEHDVAENIIHLVLARLPDAPPGLKGISLFLVPKFLVNADGSLGKRNDLICASIEHKLGIHGSPTAVMSYGENEGAVGYLIGDENKGIGYMFTMMNHARVNVGLEGVGIAERAYQHALWYARERVQGKIIGDKSDEKKTILHHPDVRRMLMDIKSRTEAMRTLAYYAAANIDRAHAGDAAAQSRVDLLTPVVKGWSTEQGVELSSTALQVFGGVGFVEETGAAQYYRDSRITTIYEGTTAIQANDLVGRKLAREKVPGAAMQALITEMTATADEIAGNAQLAGISANLKSAIAAQQKVTDWIIANYESNPQAVHAGSVPFLKQTGIVVGGWLMAKSAAIAVKHLADGSTDDFYKAKLATATYFAAHQLPFATAYAAEITGGSDSVFALAETLF from the coding sequence ATGAGCACCTATATCGCCCCGATTCGCGACATGCAGTTCGTCCTCAACGAAGTGGCCGGCCTCGAAGAAATCTGCGCCTTGCCCGGTAACGAGGAATGTTCCGTCGACCTCGTCGAGTCCATCCTCGACGAAGCCTCGAAGTTCGCCACCGGCGTGCTTGACCCGATCAATAGCGTCGGTGATCGCGTCGGTCACGTCTGCAAGGATGGCGTTGTCACCACCGCGCCGGGGTTCAAGGAAGCCTACAAGCTGTTCGCCGAAACCGGCTGGAACGCCATGCCTTTCGATCCGGAATATGGCGGCCAGGGTTTGCCGGCTGTCGTCTCGATGGCTGTCAATGAAATGTGGAAGGGCGCCAACATGGCCTTCGGCCTGTGCCCCATGCTCACCGGTGGTGCCATCGAAGCCATCGCCCACCACGCTTCCGACGAACTGAAGCAGATCTACCTGCCGAAGATGATCGAAGGCACGTGGACAGGCACCATGAACCTGACCGAGCCGAACGCCGGCTCCGATCTCGCCGCTATCTCCAGCAAGGCCAAGGCGGTTGGCGATGGGTCCTATCTGGTCAGCGGTACCAAGATTTTCATCACCTGGGGCGAGCATGATGTTGCCGAGAACATCATTCACCTTGTGCTGGCCCGCCTGCCGGATGCGCCGCCGGGACTGAAGGGAATTTCGCTCTTCCTCGTGCCAAAGTTCCTGGTCAATGCCGACGGTTCGCTCGGCAAGCGTAACGACCTGATCTGCGCCTCGATCGAACACAAGCTCGGCATCCACGGCAGCCCGACCGCCGTCATGTCCTATGGCGAAAACGAAGGGGCTGTCGGCTACCTGATCGGCGACGAGAACAAGGGTATCGGCTACATGTTCACGATGATGAACCACGCCCGCGTCAACGTGGGTCTGGAAGGTGTCGGCATCGCCGAACGCGCCTACCAGCACGCCCTGTGGTACGCCCGTGAGCGCGTTCAGGGCAAGATCATCGGCGACAAGTCGGACGAGAAGAAGACCATTCTGCATCACCCGGATGTCCGCCGCATGCTCATGGATATCAAGTCGCGCACTGAAGCCATGCGCACACTGGCCTACTACGCCGCCGCCAACATCGACCGCGCCCATGCCGGCGATGCCGCCGCCCAGTCGCGCGTCGATCTGCTCACCCCGGTGGTCAAGGGCTGGAGCACCGAGCAGGGCGTCGAGCTGTCGTCGACCGCGCTGCAGGTCTTCGGTGGCGTCGGCTTCGTCGAGGAAACCGGCGCTGCCCAGTACTACCGCGACTCGCGCATCACGACGATCTACGAAGGAACCACGGCCATTCAGGCCAATGACCTGGTCGGCCGCAAGCTGGCCCGCGAAAAGGTGCCGGGTGCGGCCATGCAGGCGCTGATTACGGAAATGACGGCAACCGCCGACGAGATTGCCGGGAACGCCCAGCTGGCCGGTATTTCGGCCAATCTGAAGAGCGCTATCGCCGCCCAGCAGAAAGTGACCGACTGGATCATCGCCAATTACGAAAGCAACCCGCAGGCGGTGCACGCCGGGTCCGTGCCTTTCCTCAAGCAGACCGGCATTGTCGTCGGTGGCTGGCTGATGGCCAAGTCGGCGGCGATTGCCGTCAAGCATCTGGCCGACGGCTCGACTGACGATTTCTACAAGGCCAAGCTGGCTACTGCGACCTACTTTGCCGCCCACCAACTGCCGTTCGCCACCGCCTACGCTGCCGAAATTACCGGTGGCAGCGATTCGGTGTTTGCGCTGGCTGAAACCCTGTTCTGA
- a CDS encoding electron transfer flavoprotein-ubiquinone oxidoreductase, whose amino-acid sequence MTQRTDRDAMEYDVVIIGGGPSGLSAAIRIKQLAEQAGKEVSVCLLEKGSEIGAHILSGAVLEPHALAELFPDWQERGAPLNTPAGEDRLLFLTEAGAHKLPTPPQMGNHGNYIISLGNLARWLGEQAEALGVEIYPGFAAAEVLYHEDGSVKGVATGDLGIGKDGQPGHNFQPGMELHARQTIFAEGCRGSLTKTLFSQFNLRDGVDPQTYGIGIKELWEIDPAKHQPGLIVHSVGWPLTSDTYGGSFLYHLENNLVAVGMVVGLDYKNPWLSPYEEFQRYKTHPAIRGFFEGGRRISYGARALSEGGYQSVPKLTFPGGLLIGDTAGFLNVPKIKGTHMAMKSGMIAAEAVFEHLFKDNVGAEATEYAEQIQKSWLWQELYQVRNIRPAFKWGLWGALAYGAIDTFVFKGKAPWTLHHHDDHTQLADKNSQPKIAYPKPDGKLTFDRLSSVFLSATNHEENQQTHLRLKDESIAISVNYAKYGAPETRYCPAGVYEILGEEEGQPRLQINGQNCLHCKTCDIKDPTQNINWTVPEGGGGPNYPNM is encoded by the coding sequence ATGACCCAGCGTACTGATCGCGATGCGATGGAATACGATGTGGTGATCATCGGTGGCGGCCCTTCGGGGCTGTCGGCGGCGATCCGCATCAAGCAACTGGCCGAACAGGCTGGCAAGGAAGTCTCGGTCTGCCTGCTTGAGAAGGGCTCGGAAATCGGCGCCCATATTCTGTCCGGCGCTGTCCTTGAGCCGCATGCCCTGGCCGAACTTTTCCCCGATTGGCAGGAGCGCGGTGCGCCGCTCAATACGCCGGCCGGTGAGGACCGCCTGCTGTTCCTGACCGAAGCGGGCGCTCACAAACTTCCGACGCCCCCACAGATGGGCAACCACGGCAACTACATCATCAGCCTGGGTAATCTCGCTCGCTGGCTCGGTGAGCAGGCCGAGGCGCTTGGCGTCGAAATCTATCCCGGTTTCGCCGCCGCCGAAGTGCTCTACCACGAGGATGGCTCGGTGAAAGGCGTCGCGACCGGCGACCTCGGTATCGGCAAGGATGGCCAGCCCGGCCATAACTTCCAGCCGGGTATGGAATTGCACGCCCGGCAGACGATCTTCGCCGAAGGCTGTCGCGGTTCGCTGACCAAGACGCTGTTCAGCCAGTTCAATCTGCGCGATGGCGTCGATCCGCAAACTTACGGTATCGGCATCAAGGAGCTGTGGGAAATCGATCCGGCCAAACACCAGCCGGGCCTGATCGTGCACTCCGTAGGCTGGCCGCTGACGTCCGACACCTACGGCGGATCCTTCCTCTATCACCTCGAAAACAACCTGGTCGCTGTCGGCATGGTCGTTGGCCTGGATTACAAGAATCCCTGGCTGTCGCCCTACGAGGAATTCCAGCGTTACAAGACGCACCCGGCCATCCGTGGTTTCTTCGAAGGCGGTCGCCGCATTTCCTATGGCGCTCGTGCGCTGTCGGAAGGCGGTTACCAGTCGGTTCCCAAGCTGACCTTTCCGGGCGGCCTGCTCATTGGTGACACCGCCGGCTTCCTCAACGTGCCCAAGATCAAGGGCACGCACATGGCGATGAAGTCGGGCATGATTGCCGCAGAAGCCGTCTTTGAGCACCTGTTCAAGGACAACGTCGGGGCGGAAGCCACCGAGTACGCCGAGCAGATCCAGAAGTCGTGGTTGTGGCAAGAACTCTATCAGGTTCGCAACATTCGCCCGGCCTTCAAGTGGGGGCTGTGGGGGGCGCTGGCTTACGGTGCCATCGACACGTTCGTCTTCAAGGGCAAGGCACCGTGGACCCTGCATCACCACGACGACCACACCCAACTGGCCGACAAGAACAGCCAGCCGAAGATTGCCTATCCGAAGCCGGATGGCAAGCTGACTTTCGACCGCCTGTCTTCCGTCTTCCTCTCGGCCACCAACCACGAGGAAAACCAGCAGACGCACCTGCGCCTCAAGGACGAAAGCATCGCCATCAGCGTGAACTACGCCAAGTACGGGGCACCGGAAACGCGTTATTGCCCGGCTGGCGTGTACGAAATCCTCGGAGAGGAAGAAGGCCAGCCAAGGCTGCAAATCAATGGGCAGAACTGCCTGCACTGCAAGACCTGCGACATCAAGGACCCGACCCAGAACATCAACTGGACGGTTCCGGAAGGTGGCGGTGGGCCTAACTATCCAAATATGTAG
- a CDS encoding DUF485 domain-containing protein, translating to MSQPNIQARIRSNPRFAELVGKRTRFAIILSLVVLVPYYTFMFLVSTQPQLFASKIVDGGIITIGWPIAALIIIGGWLLTGVYISRANGEFDSLTQEILKEAGK from the coding sequence ATGTCACAACCCAATATCCAGGCAAGGATCCGGAGCAATCCGCGATTTGCCGAACTGGTCGGCAAGCGCACCCGCTTTGCGATCATTCTTTCCCTCGTCGTGCTGGTGCCTTACTACACCTTCATGTTCCTCGTTTCGACGCAGCCGCAATTGTTTGCCAGCAAGATCGTCGACGGCGGCATCATCACCATCGGCTGGCCGATTGCTGCGCTGATCATCATCGGTGGCTGGTTGCTGACGGGTGTTTACATCAGCCGTGCCAACGGCGAATTCGATAGCCTCACCCAGGAAATCCTCAAGGAGGCCGGCAAATGA
- a CDS encoding cation acetate symporter: protein MKRSIFALLAGSLLAVSFAVFAAGGAIEGVEKQPVNVSAIAMFMIFVLATLGITKWAAGKTKTTADFYTAGGGITGFQNGLAIAGDYMSAATLLGITSMVYFKGYDGFIYAVCFFIGWPIILFLMAERLRNLGKFTFADIASYRLDQNRIRTFAAIGSLTVVCFYLIVQMVGAGQLIQLLFGLEYNTAVAVVGILMMVYVTFGGMTATTWVQIIKACLLLGGGITLMLLTLSQFGWSLDNLFTKAIESHKLGEKMMAPGSLMADPISAFSLSLGLLFGTAGLPHIMMRFFTVPNAKEARKSVFYATGFIGLFFLVTIILGAGAISIVGTNGAFFEGGQVGGKLIGGNNMPVMHLAKAVGGDVFLGFLSAVAFATILAVVSGLALAGASAISHDLYARVIKKGTATSAQEMKVTRFASVGLGLTAIVLGIAFKDQNVLFLVALAFGVASSVNFPVLILSMYWKGLTTRGALWGGISGLVSSVGLVILSPTVWVKILGNKAAIFPYDHPAIVSMTLAFFVTWLLSVTDKSVRADKEKEAYEEQYIRAQTGLGASGAHDH from the coding sequence ATGAAGCGCTCCATTTTTGCCTTGCTGGCCGGTAGCCTGCTGGCCGTCTCGTTTGCCGTGTTTGCGGCTGGCGGTGCCATTGAAGGTGTCGAGAAGCAGCCGGTTAACGTCAGCGCCATCGCCATGTTCATGATTTTCGTCCTGGCTACCCTCGGTATCACCAAGTGGGCGGCCGGCAAGACCAAGACGACGGCTGACTTCTACACGGCTGGCGGCGGTATCACCGGCTTCCAGAACGGTCTGGCCATTGCCGGTGACTACATGTCGGCGGCGACCCTGCTCGGTATCACGTCGATGGTTTATTTCAAGGGCTACGACGGCTTCATCTACGCTGTCTGCTTCTTCATCGGCTGGCCGATCATCCTGTTCCTGATGGCTGAGCGTCTGCGCAACCTCGGTAAATTCACTTTCGCCGACATCGCTTCTTATCGTCTTGACCAGAACCGTATCCGCACCTTTGCCGCCATCGGTTCGCTGACCGTCGTCTGCTTCTACCTGATCGTCCAGATGGTCGGTGCCGGTCAATTGATCCAGTTGCTGTTCGGTCTGGAGTACAACACGGCCGTGGCCGTGGTCGGCATCCTGATGATGGTCTATGTGACCTTCGGCGGCATGACGGCGACGACCTGGGTGCAGATCATCAAGGCCTGTCTGCTGCTTGGTGGCGGTATCACGCTGATGCTGCTGACCCTGTCGCAGTTCGGCTGGTCGCTCGACAACCTGTTCACCAAGGCCATCGAGTCGCACAAGCTGGGTGAAAAGATGATGGCGCCGGGTTCGCTGATGGCTGATCCGATCTCCGCCTTCTCCTTGTCGCTTGGCCTGCTCTTCGGTACTGCCGGCCTGCCGCACATCATGATGCGCTTCTTCACTGTGCCGAACGCCAAGGAAGCCCGCAAGTCGGTTTTCTACGCCACCGGTTTCATCGGCCTGTTCTTCCTCGTTACCATCATTCTCGGTGCCGGGGCGATCTCCATCGTCGGCACCAACGGTGCTTTCTTCGAAGGCGGCCAGGTTGGCGGCAAGCTGATCGGTGGTAACAACATGCCGGTCATGCATCTGGCCAAGGCGGTCGGCGGCGATGTCTTCCTCGGCTTCCTGTCGGCCGTCGCCTTCGCCACCATCCTGGCCGTTGTGTCGGGTCTGGCGCTGGCTGGCGCTTCGGCCATCTCGCACGACCTGTACGCCCGCGTCATCAAGAAGGGTACGGCAACCAGCGCCCAGGAAATGAAGGTTACCCGCTTCGCTTCCGTCGGTCTGGGGCTCACCGCCATCGTCCTCGGCATCGCCTTCAAGGACCAGAACGTGCTGTTCCTCGTCGCGCTGGCTTTCGGCGTCGCCTCGTCGGTCAACTTCCCGGTCCTCATCCTGTCCATGTACTGGAAGGGTCTGACGACCCGTGGCGCCCTGTGGGGCGGGATTTCCGGCCTGGTCTCCTCGGTTGGCCTGGTCATCCTGTCGCCGACCGTGTGGGTCAAGATTCTCGGCAACAAGGCCGCCATCTTCCCGTACGACCACCCGGCCATCGTCTCGATGACGCTCGCCTTCTTTGTCACCTGGCTGCTGTCGGTCACTGACAAGAGCGTCCGCGCCGACAAGGAAAAGGAAGCCTACGAAGAGCAGTACATTCGTGCGCAAACCGGCCTCGGTGCTTCGGGTGCCCACGACCACTAG
- a CDS encoding cache domain-containing protein → MPFVADEKSVPRIHRIGTIAMVLLLTIALSAFFTWQNLAERRDSFARIEQDVSAQLQGRLRVEVARSLEYIEFTRMRSETVLRQSLVQQVDIALQVAQGIYDRESPRHSPAEVKRLIIEALRPVRFYEGRGYYFIDDMQGQFILLPTAPQLEGKTMIDNRDDTGHFIMRGLIEAAGKPVGEGFSRYRWYRPDDPKTMSEKLAYVRHFAPYDWLIGTGDYAYKWDQLQQQEAIERLRSVRFGVTGYIALIDADGRPLISPSRPGHEGLPVEALPPVEREALTRIMDGARAGGGFVSYEWPRDGGGELAHKTALVQKVEPWGWTVIAAVFDDELAGALEAEREAYAAGSSQRLLKLLLVAVGALALGLAGSLLFSRWSKRLFAEYHEKNLAQQAALQASEQKLAIILDSVEAHIYIKDLEYRYRYANRPVREVFGKPMEEIVGQDDARFFDAATADNLRRNDRRVIEQGERVAEEEVNTTRDGQVTSAYVSVKLPLRDAEGNIYALCGISTDITARKQSEAELERYRDQLETLVGERTAQLAEAKDEAEAASQAKSTFLANMSHEIRTPMNAILGLAHLLQKDATEPKAIDHLGKLTDSAKHLLGIINNILDFSKIEAGKLTLSNADFSPAQVVEYSLGMLSERAVAKGLQLDSEMDPALPPMVHGDALRLEQCLLNYLGNAIKFSQQGRIVVRTSVVADDGEAVLLRFAVVDQGLGIGPEQCDRLFSPFTQADATMTRRFGGTGLGLAITRQLANMMGGEVGVDSAPGVGSTFWLTARFPKVANVEALAVPGKASAVLPEVQIEQKFAGTRVLLVEDDPVSREVALELLNMAGLQVDLAENGEQAVAAVRAVDYAVVLMDMQMPVLGGLEATRAIRALPGRTMLPILAMTANAFEEDRQDCLDAGMNDHVGKPVDPDVLFATLLKWLEKTG, encoded by the coding sequence ATGCCATTCGTTGCCGACGAAAAATCCGTACCGAGGATTCACCGGATCGGCACCATCGCCATGGTTCTGTTGTTGACCATTGCGCTGTCGGCATTTTTCACCTGGCAAAACCTGGCTGAGCGTCGCGATTCATTTGCCCGTATCGAACAGGATGTCAGTGCGCAATTACAAGGCCGTCTCAGGGTGGAGGTGGCCCGATCCCTGGAATATATCGAATTCACGCGGATGCGAAGCGAGACTGTTTTGCGGCAGAGCCTCGTGCAGCAGGTTGATATTGCCTTGCAGGTCGCTCAGGGGATTTACGACCGCGAATCACCCCGGCATTCACCGGCTGAAGTCAAACGCCTGATTATTGAAGCCCTGCGTCCGGTTCGATTTTACGAGGGGCGGGGCTACTACTTTATTGACGATATGCAAGGCCAGTTCATCTTGTTGCCGACGGCTCCCCAGCTCGAGGGCAAGACCATGATCGACAACCGCGATGATACCGGGCATTTCATCATGCGCGGGCTGATCGAGGCGGCAGGCAAGCCGGTGGGCGAGGGCTTTTCGCGTTATCGCTGGTATCGGCCTGATGATCCCAAAACGATGTCGGAAAAGCTGGCCTACGTTCGCCACTTCGCGCCTTACGACTGGTTGATCGGTACCGGTGACTACGCGTACAAATGGGATCAGTTGCAACAGCAGGAGGCTATCGAGCGCTTGCGTTCGGTGCGCTTCGGGGTGACCGGCTATATTGCGCTGATCGATGCTGATGGACGTCCCCTGATTTCGCCCAGTCGTCCGGGGCACGAAGGATTGCCGGTGGAAGCCTTGCCCCCGGTTGAACGGGAGGCTTTGACCAGGATCATGGATGGGGCCAGGGCTGGCGGCGGCTTTGTCAGCTACGAGTGGCCCCGCGATGGAGGCGGTGAGCTGGCCCACAAAACGGCTCTGGTGCAGAAAGTCGAGCCGTGGGGATGGACCGTGATCGCCGCCGTCTTCGATGACGAACTCGCGGGAGCGCTTGAGGCCGAGCGCGAAGCCTACGCTGCCGGGTCCAGTCAGCGCTTGCTGAAATTGCTGCTGGTGGCGGTTGGGGCGCTCGCCCTCGGGCTGGCCGGGTCGCTGCTCTTTTCCCGCTGGTCGAAGCGGCTGTTTGCCGAATACCATGAGAAAAACCTCGCCCAGCAAGCCGCCCTGCAGGCAAGTGAGCAGAAGCTGGCGATCATACTCGACAGCGTCGAGGCCCATATCTATATCAAGGACCTGGAATACCGCTACCGATATGCCAACCGTCCGGTGCGCGAAGTGTTCGGCAAGCCGATGGAAGAGATCGTCGGGCAGGACGATGCCCGTTTTTTTGATGCAGCGACGGCCGATAACCTCCGCCGTAACGATCGGCGGGTGATCGAGCAGGGTGAACGGGTCGCCGAGGAGGAGGTGAATACGACCCGCGATGGTCAGGTAACGAGTGCCTATGTTTCGGTCAAGCTGCCCTTGCGTGACGCAGAGGGCAATATCTACGCCCTGTGCGGCATTTCAACCGATATTACCGCCCGCAAGCAGAGCGAGGCGGAGCTTGAGCGATATCGCGATCAGCTTGAAACGCTGGTCGGTGAACGCACGGCGCAACTGGCCGAGGCCAAGGATGAGGCCGAGGCCGCCAGCCAGGCCAAGAGTACCTTCCTGGCCAATATGAGCCACGAGATACGGACGCCGATGAATGCCATTCTGGGTCTCGCCCATCTGCTGCAAAAGGACGCTACGGAGCCGAAGGCTATCGATCATCTGGGCAAACTGACTGACTCGGCCAAACATCTGCTCGGCATCATCAACAACATTCTCGACTTCTCCAAGATTGAAGCGGGAAAACTGACGCTCAGCAATGCTGATTTCTCGCCGGCGCAGGTTGTCGAATACAGCCTGGGTATGCTCAGCGAAAGGGCTGTCGCCAAGGGGCTGCAACTTGACAGTGAGATGGACCCGGCCTTGCCGCCCATGGTGCATGGTGACGCCCTGCGCCTCGAGCAGTGCCTGCTCAATTATCTGGGCAACGCCATAAAGTTTTCGCAGCAGGGAAGGATCGTGGTTCGTACCTCGGTTGTCGCGGATGACGGCGAGGCGGTGCTCCTCCGCTTTGCTGTTGTCGATCAGGGGCTCGGCATCGGGCCGGAGCAATGCGACAGGCTGTTCAGCCCCTTCACCCAGGCCGACGCCACGATGACCCGGCGCTTTGGCGGGACCGGTCTGGGGCTGGCCATCACCCGGCAGCTTGCCAACATGATGGGCGGCGAGGTGGGTGTCGACAGCGCACCCGGTGTCGGCAGCACGTTCTGGCTGACGGCGCGCTTCCCTAAGGTGGCCAACGTTGAGGCTCTGGCTGTGCCCGGTAAGGCATCAGCCGTTTTACCGGAGGTGCAGATCGAACAAAAATTTGCCGGAACCCGCGTCTTGCTGGTGGAAGACGATCCGGTCAGCCGTGAGGTGGCCCTCGAGTTGCTGAACATGGCCGGCTTGCAGGTTGATCTTGCAGAAAATGGTGAGCAGGCCGTTGCCGCTGTGCGGGCAGTCGATTACGCCGTCGTCCTGATGGACATGCAAATGCCGGTGCTGGGCGGGCTGGAGGCAACCCGCGCCATTCGCGCCCTGCCGGGCAGGACGATGTTGCCGATCCTGGCGATGACGGCCAATGCCTTCGAGGAGGATCGCCAGGATTGTCTGGATGCCGGCATGAATGATCATGTCGGCAAACCGGTCGATCCTGATGTGCTGTTCGCCACCCTGCTCAAGTGGCTGGAGAAGACTGGCTGA
- the clpX gene encoding ATP-dependent Clp protease ATP-binding subunit ClpX — protein MSSQLKPSEIVRQLSEHVIGQEAAKRTLAVAIYAHYRRMAANAGDNAVELSKSNILLVGPTGTGKTLLCETLARILAVPFVTADATSLAQTQFVGDEIEAILHRLLDRADGDIERAQRGIVFVDEVDKLKAIGGQARATSGESVQHALLKIMEGAPIRLKDGRHLDTTNILFICGGAFVGLDHILTRTHTFGFISTTAGDDEKILERLNARVKPTDLLEFGLIPEFAGRLPIVARLHDLTQEMLVRILTEPKNAIYRQFRAMLASDGVDLQIAPAVFGQMAELAIEYKAGARSLRGIFEEMMSDVMYAVPDNPGIRQVVIRSLFERAEMIATGPTGS, from the coding sequence ATGTCCAGCCAGCTCAAACCCAGCGAAATCGTCCGCCAGCTCTCCGAGCACGTGATCGGCCAGGAAGCCGCCAAACGCACGCTGGCCGTCGCCATTTACGCCCATTACCGACGCATGGCGGCCAATGCCGGTGACAATGCGGTCGAACTGAGCAAAAGCAACATCCTGCTGGTTGGCCCGACCGGTACCGGCAAGACCTTGCTTTGCGAAACACTGGCCCGCATCCTCGCCGTCCCTTTTGTCACCGCCGATGCCACCTCGCTGGCCCAGACGCAGTTTGTCGGCGATGAGATCGAGGCCATCCTGCATCGTCTGCTCGACCGAGCCGATGGCGATATCGAACGCGCCCAGCGCGGTATCGTCTTTGTCGACGAAGTCGACAAGCTCAAGGCCATTGGCGGCCAGGCGCGGGCCACCTCGGGCGAAAGCGTCCAGCATGCCCTGCTCAAGATCATGGAAGGCGCCCCGATCCGTCTCAAGGACGGCCGCCATCTCGACACCACGAACATCCTGTTCATCTGCGGCGGGGCCTTTGTCGGGCTTGACCACATCCTGACCCGGACGCATACCTTCGGCTTCATTTCGACAACCGCGGGCGATGACGAGAAAATCCTCGAACGCCTCAATGCCCGGGTAAAACCAACCGACCTCCTTGAATTCGGCCTGATCCCCGAATTCGCCGGCCGCCTGCCCATCGTCGCCCGCCTGCACGATTTGACGCAGGAGATGCTGGTGCGCATCCTGACCGAACCCAAAAATGCCATCTACCGCCAGTTCCGCGCCATGCTGGCGAGCGACGGCGTCGATCTCCAGATCGCCCCTGCCGTTTTCGGCCAGATGGCCGAACTGGCCATCGAATACAAGGCCGGGGCACGCAGCCTGCGGGGCATCTTCGAAGAAATGATGAGCGACGTGATGTACGCCGTGCCGGACAATCCGGGCATCCGCCAGGTGGTTATCCGCTCACTTTTCGAGCGCGCCGAGATGATTGCAACGGGGCCGACCGGCAGCTGA
- the minE gene encoding cell division topological specificity factor MinE, whose translation MSLLSMLFGNKPKTAHLAKERLQLIIAHERDGGGSSANFLPDLQRELIAVISKYVKVNTEDIRVSLEKQGNYEVLEVNIVLPENG comes from the coding sequence ATGTCGCTGCTTTCCATGCTCTTCGGCAACAAGCCGAAAACCGCCCATCTGGCCAAGGAGCGCCTGCAACTGATCATCGCCCATGAGCGCGACGGTGGCGGCAGCAGCGCCAATTTCCTGCCCGACCTGCAACGCGAGCTGATCGCCGTGATCTCCAAGTACGTCAAGGTGAACACCGAGGACATCCGCGTTTCGCTCGAAAAACAGGGAAATTACGAGGTTCTGGAAGTCAATATCGTACTTCCCGAAAATGGCTGA